The nucleotide window TTTCGACGGAACCGTTCTGACTGACGCGAACGCGTTCAACTTGCGACACCTTGCCCGCCGCCAGTGTTTTGCGACCGGTCAGAATGTCGTAGAGTTCCTTCGAGACCTTGCCGTTTACCGGCAGGCCGACATAGTCCTGATAGGCGGCGATCGCCTCTTGTGTCTGGCTACCCTCCATACCATCGATCGGCCCGGCGTAATAGCCAGCAATGGTCAGGGCATTCTGGATGGACAGAACCATGGTCGTGCGGGCCGTCTGGCCTTCAACAGCGGATTCGGACGTGCGAGCCTTAAGGCTGTCCTTGCGCACGCTGTTCATCATCTGCAGTTCGGCGGACTTTGGCTGATACAACAATGCATTGCCGATAATGGCCGCACTCGTGAGCGCCATGACCAGAATGCCAACCAGGGCGAGCGGGCTTCTTTTCCCCTCGTCTTCCCAGTTTTCATAATCGTCATATGTCTCTGACATTGCGTTTTGCCTCATAATTCGGTTGCTCTACTACCGATTCAGTTGTTGTCCGTCTGGCCACTTTCAATCCGGGACAAACCGGATCAGGCGACCTTGTTTGTCTTCAATGTCATTGTCGTGGCGTCTGTTTTTGCCAAGGAAGTATCCTTTGGCGATTGCTGATCCGCATCATCTGTGTTGGCTGCGGCCATGTCCAGAGGCAGCGTGATGGTAACGGTCGTCCCCTTGCCCAGCTCGCTGTCGATCACCATGTGACCGTGCTGAAGACCGACGAGGCCCTGCACAATCGAAAGGCCGATACCGGCACCTTCAAAGCGACGCTGCAAGCTGCTTTCTGCCTGAACGAAGGGCTTTCCTAGTTTGGGAATATCCTTCTTGTCAATGCCAATCCCGTTATCAGAAACAACAAGTTCAATCTGACCGTCCAACAGCTGCCTACGCTTGTTGCGGGCCTGTCGGACCGAGACCATGACCTTGTTGCCGCGATCGCTGAATTTCAGCGCATTGGCGATCAGGTTCAGCAAAATCTGACGGCAGGCGCGCGGATCAAGATAGGCTTCTGAGGCATCAAGGTCATTCTTGCAAAAGAGCGCGATGCCCCGCATTTCGGCATCTCCCTGCATCATCTTGCAGCAACTCTCGGACAGATCAACGATGTCGAACGGCTGCGGCGCCACCTCGAAATTGCCCGACTCAAGACGCGACATATCGAGCAGTGCATTGACCAGCTGGAGAAGATGGTTGCCGCCCTTGTGAATCAGTTCGGCATATTCAACACTCTTGGCCTCATTGTTGTGAATGAGATCAGGATGGCTGAGAATTTCGGAAAACCCGATGATGGTGTTGAGCGGCGTGCGCAGCTCATGCGTCACATTGGCCAGAAAGCGTGTCTTGCTTTCATTGGCCTGCTCGGCTTCGGCTCGCGCCTCTTCCATGGCAGACTGCTGCAGCTTGCGTTTGCTGATGTCCCGCGTTGAAGCGATGGCCCCGATGATCACACCGAGCTCGTCGCGTTCCGGCGCACAGGTCATCTCGCACCAGCGCAGCCGATCTCCGCGAACAGCCTCGCCAGATTGCTCTTCCGACAAGGCTTCTTCAGCCATGATACGCACTTCAACCGTCACCGGCTGTTTTTCGTCCTCACCACGGTTCATGCAGTCAGACAATGCCTGCAGGAAAGCCGGACGATCCGGAATGTGGATCTTCTGGAACAGCCCGTTGCCCATCAGGCTTTCGGGCTTGGCATTGACGAGCCGTTCCGCCGTAGGCGAAGCAAAGGTCACATCACCACTACGGTCGTGGCGGGTGATCATGTCGGAAACCGTGTCGGCAATGGAGCGATAGCGCATTTCTTCGGCCTGCAATTCGCAAAGCCGCCCGCGATGCAGAAATTCAACGCGAATGGCCAGGAGCCCGGCATAGAGCACAGCGGCCATGACAGACATGGCACCGACGAGCGACAGTCCGACCTCGCCCAGCGGTGCCGGGTGCAGCACACCTGTCGCTTCACTAGCGCTCAGGGCACCGAAAGCCACAAAGCAGATAAGAAGAGACTGCTTGATGATCTTGCGGCTGTTTGATAGCGCGACTTCCAGTGGTATGACACCAAGCCAGACGAGATGAGGCGATTGCAATCCGCCAGTCATGGTCGCAATCCAGACGATGAATGCTGCGGTGGTGGTCGCTGTCAGAAGGAAAGCGTTGGCCAGATTGCCGGTTCTCGAAAGATAGAATACGGAAAGCAGCGGAGCGAGCATCCAGAGCGGCAACAGAGCCAAGCCGGACACGCCAGCATCCATTGGGCTGGTTGCGGCCAGAATGACAATTGGCAGGGAAGCCAACGCCAGCGCACCGACAGCCAGATGGATACCGATGAACCAGGCGTGACGCGCCTTTTCGCTTTCACACAGTTTGCCCGGTTCAAACAAAAGACTGTCAATGACAGACCGAAGGGGCGACTTGTCCCAAAAGGCGTCGAGCACGATTTAACCTCACCTGGCTT belongs to uncultured Cohaesibacter sp. and includes:
- a CDS encoding PAS domain-containing sensor histidine kinase — protein: MLDAFWDKSPLRSVIDSLLFEPGKLCESEKARHAWFIGIHLAVGALALASLPIVILAATSPMDAGVSGLALLPLWMLAPLLSVFYLSRTGNLANAFLLTATTTAAFIVWIATMTGGLQSPHLVWLGVIPLEVALSNSRKIIKQSLLICFVAFGALSASEATGVLHPAPLGEVGLSLVGAMSVMAAVLYAGLLAIRVEFLHRGRLCELQAEEMRYRSIADTVSDMITRHDRSGDVTFASPTAERLVNAKPESLMGNGLFQKIHIPDRPAFLQALSDCMNRGEDEKQPVTVEVRIMAEEALSEEQSGEAVRGDRLRWCEMTCAPERDELGVIIGAIASTRDISKRKLQQSAMEEARAEAEQANESKTRFLANVTHELRTPLNTIIGFSEILSHPDLIHNNEAKSVEYAELIHKGGNHLLQLVNALLDMSRLESGNFEVAPQPFDIVDLSESCCKMMQGDAEMRGIALFCKNDLDASEAYLDPRACRQILLNLIANALKFSDRGNKVMVSVRQARNKRRQLLDGQIELVVSDNGIGIDKKDIPKLGKPFVQAESSLQRRFEGAGIGLSIVQGLVGLQHGHMVIDSELGKGTTVTITLPLDMAAANTDDADQQSPKDTSLAKTDATTMTLKTNKVA